In one Umezawaea sp. Da 62-37 genomic region, the following are encoded:
- the tgmC gene encoding ATP-grasp peptide maturase system methyltransferase: protein MRETLDDRAATLRNRMTDDLTTEGVLHDARWSRAFREVDRHAFLPRFFRQLVDGTWGPVDSDDPDWLSMVYRDRVCVTQLNGDDDAWRRAVDDGAVTGVPTCSSSMPTIMAIMLEALDARRGQSVLEIGTGTGYNAALLCHALGDEHVTTVDVDPGVLERARGHLAAAGRSPACAVGDGELGWPDRAPYDRVLCTCAVSRIPLAWFTQTKPGGVVVTTLNRSIGAGLVRLVSDGGGRGEGRVLAEDGRFMPLRAHAQSWANDVLALARAARPDERGRTALDPTLVVDPRSPFEFFAGLVLPEVVVGHGERDRVHLAHPDGSWARLRRRDRGARVDQGGPRRLWHLAEAGYRRWLDLGRPRRDRFSVTVGPEGQRFHFDGLDWPV, encoded by the coding sequence ATGCGCGAAACGCTCGACGACCGGGCCGCGACGCTGCGGAACCGGATGACCGACGACCTGACCACCGAGGGCGTGCTGCACGACGCCCGCTGGTCCCGCGCGTTCCGGGAGGTCGACCGGCACGCGTTCCTGCCCCGGTTCTTCCGCCAGCTGGTCGACGGCACGTGGGGTCCGGTGGATTCCGACGACCCGGACTGGCTGTCGATGGTCTACCGCGACCGCGTCTGCGTGACGCAGCTGAACGGCGACGACGACGCGTGGCGGAGGGCCGTCGACGACGGCGCTGTCACCGGGGTGCCCACCTGTTCGTCGAGCATGCCGACGATCATGGCGATCATGCTGGAGGCGCTGGACGCGCGGCGCGGGCAGTCGGTCCTGGAGATCGGCACGGGCACCGGCTACAACGCCGCCCTGCTGTGCCACGCGCTGGGCGACGAGCACGTGACCACGGTCGACGTGGATCCCGGCGTGCTCGAACGGGCTCGCGGGCACCTCGCGGCCGCGGGCCGGTCGCCGGCGTGCGCGGTGGGCGACGGGGAGCTGGGGTGGCCCGACCGGGCGCCCTACGACCGGGTGCTGTGCACGTGCGCGGTGTCGCGGATCCCCCTCGCGTGGTTCACCCAGACGAAGCCGGGCGGCGTCGTGGTGACCACGCTGAACCGGTCGATCGGCGCCGGGCTGGTGCGGCTGGTGTCCGACGGCGGGGGCCGCGGCGAGGGGCGGGTGCTCGCGGAGGACGGGCGGTTCATGCCGCTGCGGGCGCACGCGCAGAGCTGGGCCAACGACGTGCTGGCGCTCGCCAGGGCCGCACGGCCGGACGAACGCGGGCGGACGGCGCTGGACCCGACCCTGGTGGTGGACCCGCGCAGCCCGTTCGAGTTCTTCGCCGGACTGGTGCTGCCCGAAGTCGTCGTGGGGCACGGCGAGCGCGACCGCGTGCACCTCGCGCACCCGGACGGCTCGTGGGCCCGGCTGCGGCGGCGCGACAGGGGCGCGCGCGTGGACCAGGGCGGCCCGCGGCGGCTCTGGCACCTCGCCGAGGCGGGCTACCGCCGGTGGCTGGACCTCGGCCGCCCGCGCCGTGACCGGTTTTCCGTCACCGTCGGCCCGGAGGGCCAGCGGTTCCACTTCGACGGGCTGGACTGGCCGGTCTAG
- a CDS encoding zf-TFIIB domain-containing protein: MICPKCQDLMRTIDRGGVHIEQCERCRGVFLDGGELEQIVAAERQHYADAPPPAHIPLPLPHENPDPTAVPPPPPHSAPPSHSTQPAGVPPPYQPPPGTQPAGYPPSGHPAPGHVAPGYPPPGYGYGYPPPRRRSFLEELLD; the protein is encoded by the coding sequence GTGATCTGTCCCAAGTGCCAGGACCTCATGCGGACCATCGACCGGGGCGGTGTCCACATCGAGCAGTGCGAGCGCTGCCGGGGTGTCTTCCTCGACGGCGGTGAGCTGGAGCAGATCGTGGCCGCCGAACGCCAGCACTACGCCGACGCGCCCCCGCCGGCGCACATCCCGCTGCCGCTGCCGCACGAGAACCCCGATCCCACAGCGGTTCCGCCGCCGCCCCCGCACTCCGCGCCGCCGAGCCACTCCACCCAGCCCGCGGGCGTCCCGCCGCCCTACCAGCCGCCGCCCGGCACCCAGCCCGCCGGCTACCCGCCGTCCGGCCACCCCGCGCCCGGCCACGTCGCGCCCGGCTACCCGCCGCCCGGTTACGGCTACGGGTACCCGCCGCCGCGCAGGCGGAGCTTCCTGGAGGAGCTGCTCGACTAG
- a CDS encoding NACHT domain-containing protein, whose product MSRIRQRAVHTGCLLTALLAVVGLFITNAGVDPHLWLGGLAVAFLCFLAVLDPWLHRRRAAGLATGQQLDAASKALATALHLQWTEECAARGLSERADLLDLHWTATELDVGGRPEAPAGRSDAVVGAFERQPHHRMVFIGEPGSGKSTIAMMLTIGLLDRYLDGSIPVLLPLSTWDPDREDVRTWMTRRLYEDHPALRNTELYGSFTADLLVEQRRVFPILDGLDEIPAARRPDALERILRAFPPKSPLILTSRIDEYIDVVSRVGPVPKADVLELHPLDHEEIAAYLRAGADPATAANWEPIFLHLRTEPASTLSEVLSVPLMVWLASTVYGLGGNTEPAELLDRTRFPDHKSIEDHLADSLVDRMFGNLEAAYQKRASQAWPRDKARKWLAFLAHQMREQGFRELAWWELRRSVGNAWLALLGALVVGSIGGFGVGWLMAYASTPKLAPITGLVAGGVVAVAALTASSRTFRERTARPRLGAWRSLLVTSAVIGTASGLAFGALYGLSAGLVVGLGLAVAVALRFSSTGSAELTQPSSPQWTMERDRLAVWTGSLVLGVVFGAAGAVVFGVHQTGMIGLGLSSGLLLGFALSVLHLRWWWFTVARVWLATLQKLPWELVVFLDDARKLGVLRQAGACYQFRHALVQDRLAEKPVPRRVKVPLHAVLIPRATPSRR is encoded by the coding sequence GTGTCCAGAATTCGCCAACGGGCCGTGCACACGGGGTGCCTGCTGACCGCGCTCCTCGCCGTGGTCGGCCTGTTCATCACCAACGCGGGCGTCGACCCCCACCTCTGGCTGGGCGGGCTGGCGGTGGCGTTCCTGTGCTTCCTGGCCGTGCTCGACCCGTGGCTGCACCGCCGCCGCGCCGCGGGCCTGGCGACCGGGCAGCAGCTCGACGCGGCGTCGAAGGCGCTCGCGACGGCGCTGCACCTGCAGTGGACCGAGGAGTGCGCGGCCCGCGGGCTGTCCGAGCGCGCCGACCTGCTCGACCTGCACTGGACGGCCACCGAGCTGGACGTGGGCGGCAGGCCGGAAGCGCCCGCCGGGCGCAGCGACGCGGTGGTCGGGGCGTTCGAACGCCAGCCGCACCACCGGATGGTGTTCATCGGCGAACCCGGCTCCGGCAAGAGCACGATCGCGATGATGCTGACGATCGGCCTGCTCGACCGGTACCTCGACGGCTCCATCCCCGTGCTGCTGCCCCTGTCCACCTGGGACCCGGACCGGGAGGACGTGCGGACCTGGATGACGCGCAGGCTCTACGAGGACCACCCGGCGCTGCGGAACACCGAACTGTACGGGAGCTTCACCGCCGACCTGCTGGTCGAGCAGCGGCGGGTGTTCCCGATCCTGGACGGCCTGGACGAGATCCCGGCGGCGCGGCGGCCGGACGCGCTGGAGCGGATCCTCCGGGCCTTCCCGCCGAAGTCGCCGCTGATCCTGACCAGCCGGATCGACGAGTACATCGACGTCGTGTCGCGGGTCGGGCCGGTGCCGAAGGCCGACGTGCTGGAACTGCACCCGCTGGACCACGAGGAGATCGCGGCCTACCTGCGCGCGGGCGCGGACCCGGCGACCGCGGCGAACTGGGAGCCGATCTTCCTGCACCTGCGCACCGAACCGGCGAGCACGCTGTCCGAGGTGCTGTCGGTCCCGCTGATGGTGTGGCTGGCCAGCACCGTCTACGGGCTGGGCGGGAACACCGAGCCCGCCGAACTGCTCGACCGGACCCGGTTCCCGGACCACAAGTCGATCGAGGACCACCTGGCCGACAGCCTCGTCGACCGGATGTTCGGCAACCTGGAGGCGGCCTACCAGAAGCGCGCCAGCCAGGCGTGGCCGCGGGACAAGGCGCGCAAGTGGCTGGCGTTCCTGGCGCACCAGATGCGCGAGCAGGGCTTCCGCGAACTGGCCTGGTGGGAGCTGCGGCGGTCGGTCGGCAACGCGTGGCTCGCATTGCTCGGGGCGCTGGTGGTCGGCTCGATCGGCGGGTTCGGCGTCGGCTGGCTGATGGCGTACGCGAGCACCCCCAAGCTCGCGCCGATCACCGGGCTCGTCGCGGGCGGCGTGGTCGCCGTCGCGGCCCTGACCGCCTCGAGCCGGACGTTCCGCGAACGGACCGCCCGGCCGAGGCTCGGCGCGTGGCGCAGCCTGCTGGTGACCAGCGCGGTCATCGGCACCGCGTCCGGTCTCGCGTTCGGCGCCCTGTACGGGCTGTCTGCGGGACTGGTCGTCGGGCTGGGCCTCGCGGTGGCGGTGGCGCTGCGGTTCTCGTCGACCGGTTCCGCCGAGCTGACCCAGCCGTCCAGTCCCCAGTGGACGATGGAGCGCGACCGGCTCGCGGTGTGGACGGGTTCCCTGGTGCTGGGCGTGGTCTTCGGCGCCGCGGGTGCCGTGGTGTTCGGCGTGCACCAGACGGGCATGATCGGCCTCGGCCTCTCCTCCGGGCTGCTGCTGGGTTTCGCCCTGTCCGTGCTGCACCTGCGGTGGTGGTGGTTCACCGTCGCCAGGGTCTGGCTGGCCACCCTGCAGAAGCTGCCGTGGGAGCTGGTGGTGTTCCTCGACGACGCCCGCAAGCTCGGCGTCCTGCGCCAGGCGGGCGCGTGCTACCAGTTCCGCCACGCGCTGGTGCAGGACCGCCTCGCCGAGAAACCCGTGCCGCGCAGGGTGAAGGTCCCCCTGCACGCGGTGCTCATTCCACGCGCAACCCCATCACGCCGGTAG
- a CDS encoding ABC transporter permease yields the protein MKRWSNDLGIGVRIALGGGRNSWRRLVLIGVGVGLGVAVLLVGASASTVVTARQIRQDLSMVTAGEDPIPGVDPLYRVYRPEAYHGDHVMGSYVLAGGPGAPVPPGLERIPGDGEIVLSPALAELLASPEGEALRPRFPQRVVGTIGQDGLVGPNHLLYIAGDSSVPRFADTAYYRFGRYNGVQLDSLTSGRLLLVVLGLVVLLLPVLLFTVISTRLAGPERERRMAALRLLGAGPWQVRRVAAGDALVGAVIGLVLGTGIFLLAREFAERVELFEVRIFRSDLVPPVGSALLIAVLVPVLSVLTALVTMRSSTVDPLGVARQAEPPPRRLWWRLVPVVVGVVVLATKARLFTTTFGNQGVSSLLIGIALLLLGIPLLLPWTVERVVGRIRGGGPPSWQLAVRGLQMDSGSAARVVGGVAVVLAGGIAVQTVLLGIGTERPPSLMPAEMPDQVSIGLEGEAVVRADEFADRIRGLDGVVSVLSRRNFYIVRTEPPADAAPGRPARAEAAPVGVLVGTCDTLRGTARIDACRDGDAFFLDNPSDDRWIPDPGERVAMHRSTSSRPREGVEWTVPDLTAVVRPLVDTQEYDLLLVTPAAARDVDVDYQDGTLLVIVDPAVPGAAERARNVLGPLGWQATSWVYERNQPQSHDDYATFRRIMLVGALVTVLLAGASLLALALEQVRSRRRPLAVLAAGGVPHGTVLRSLLWRNTVPLLIAVVVAVVTGSGLGLLLLRARSSPLMLDFAGIGVLSAVAVVTVLLVTLCTLPAVRRATGVMGLRVE from the coding sequence GTGAAGCGCTGGTCCAACGACCTCGGGATCGGCGTCCGCATCGCGCTCGGCGGCGGCCGGAACTCGTGGCGGCGGCTGGTCCTCATCGGCGTCGGCGTCGGACTGGGGGTGGCGGTGCTGCTGGTCGGCGCGTCCGCCTCGACGGTGGTCACCGCGCGGCAGATCCGGCAGGACCTGTCGATGGTCACCGCGGGGGAGGACCCGATCCCCGGCGTCGACCCGCTCTACCGCGTGTACCGGCCGGAGGCCTACCACGGGGACCACGTGATGGGCAGCTACGTCCTGGCGGGCGGGCCCGGCGCGCCCGTGCCGCCCGGCCTGGAGCGGATCCCCGGCGACGGCGAGATCGTGTTGTCGCCCGCGCTGGCGGAACTGCTCGCCTCGCCGGAGGGGGAAGCGCTGCGGCCGCGGTTCCCGCAGCGGGTCGTCGGCACGATCGGGCAGGACGGGCTGGTCGGCCCGAACCACCTGCTCTACATCGCGGGCGACTCGTCCGTCCCGCGGTTCGCCGACACCGCGTACTACCGCTTCGGCAGGTACAACGGCGTCCAGTTGGACTCGCTCACCTCGGGCCGACTGCTGCTGGTGGTGCTCGGCTTGGTCGTGCTGCTGCTGCCGGTGCTGCTGTTCACCGTGATCAGCACCCGCCTCGCGGGTCCGGAGCGCGAACGCAGGATGGCCGCGCTGCGCCTGCTGGGCGCGGGTCCGTGGCAGGTCCGCCGGGTCGCCGCGGGTGACGCGCTCGTGGGCGCCGTGATCGGCCTGGTGCTCGGCACGGGGATCTTCCTGCTGGCGCGGGAGTTCGCCGAGCGCGTCGAACTGTTCGAGGTGCGGATCTTCCGCAGCGACCTGGTCCCGCCCGTCGGGTCCGCGCTCCTGATCGCGGTGCTGGTGCCGGTGCTGTCCGTGCTGACCGCGCTGGTCACCATGCGCTCCTCGACGGTCGACCCGCTCGGCGTCGCCCGCCAGGCCGAGCCGCCGCCCCGACGCCTGTGGTGGCGGCTGGTGCCCGTGGTGGTGGGCGTGGTCGTGCTGGCGACCAAGGCGCGGCTGTTCACCACGACGTTCGGGAACCAGGGCGTGTCGTCCCTGCTCATCGGGATCGCCCTGCTGCTGCTGGGGATCCCGCTGCTGCTCCCGTGGACGGTCGAGCGGGTGGTCGGCCGGATCCGGGGCGGTGGTCCGCCGTCCTGGCAGCTCGCGGTGCGCGGGCTCCAGATGGACAGCGGTTCGGCGGCCAGGGTCGTCGGCGGTGTCGCCGTCGTGCTGGCGGGCGGCATCGCGGTGCAGACGGTGCTGCTGGGCATCGGCACCGAGCGACCACCGAGCCTCATGCCGGCGGAGATGCCCGACCAGGTCAGCATCGGACTGGAGGGGGAGGCCGTCGTCCGCGCGGACGAGTTCGCCGACAGGATTCGAGGCCTTGACGGCGTCGTGTCCGTGCTGTCGAGGCGGAATTTCTACATCGTCAGGACGGAGCCGCCCGCGGATGCGGCGCCGGGCAGGCCGGCGCGGGCCGAGGCGGCGCCCGTGGGTGTACTCGTCGGGACCTGCGACACCCTACGTGGCACCGCCCGGATCGACGCGTGCCGGGACGGTGACGCGTTCTTCCTGGACAACCCCTCGGACGACCGGTGGATCCCGGATCCGGGCGAGCGCGTCGCGATGCACCGCTCCACGTCGAGCCGCCCCCGTGAGGGCGTCGAGTGGACCGTTCCGGACCTGACGGCGGTGGTGCGGCCGCTCGTCGACACGCAGGAGTACGACCTGCTGCTGGTCACGCCCGCCGCGGCGCGGGACGTGGACGTCGACTACCAGGACGGCACGCTGCTGGTGATCGTCGACCCGGCGGTGCCCGGCGCCGCGGAGCGCGCCCGCAACGTGCTGGGCCCGCTCGGGTGGCAGGCGACCAGCTGGGTGTACGAGCGGAACCAGCCGCAGAGCCACGACGACTACGCGACGTTCCGCCGGATCATGCTCGTGGGGGCGCTGGTCACCGTGCTGCTGGCCGGGGCGAGCCTGCTGGCGCTCGCGCTGGAGCAGGTGCGCTCCCGTCGGCGTCCGCTCGCGGTGCTCGCCGCCGGAGGGGTTCCGCACGGCACCGTCCTGCGGTCCCTGCTGTGGCGCAACACCGTGCCGCTGCTGATCGCGGTGGTGGTGGCCGTGGTCACCGGCTCGGGGCTGGGGCTGCTGCTCCTGCGCGCGCGGTCGTCCCCCCTGATGCTCGACTTCGCGGGCATCGGCGTGCTGTCCGCGGTGGCCGTGGTGACGGTGCTGCTGGTGACGCTCTGCACGCTGCCCGCGGTGCGCCGGGCTACCGGCGTGATGGGGTTGCGCGTGGAATGA
- a CDS encoding ABC transporter ATP-binding protein, producing the protein MTLLVATDLHKAFGHTPALVGAGLSVDRGEIVAIMGPSGSGKSTLLHCVAGILRPDRGTVRYQDVELSALSEGKRSELRRTEFGFVFQFGQLVPELTCVENVALPLRLAGLKRKEAESRAIEGLARLEVADVADKRPGEASGGQGQRVAVARALITSPKVIFADEPTGALDSLNGERVMTLFLSAVRASGTAVVLVTHEPRVAAYADREIVVRDGRSREIERAG; encoded by the coding sequence ATGACGCTGCTTGTCGCCACCGACCTGCACAAGGCGTTCGGTCACACCCCCGCGCTGGTGGGGGCGGGCCTGTCCGTCGACAGGGGGGAGATCGTCGCGATCATGGGGCCGTCGGGGTCCGGGAAGTCGACGCTGCTGCACTGCGTCGCGGGCATCCTGCGGCCGGACCGGGGGACCGTGCGGTACCAGGACGTCGAGCTCAGCGCGTTGTCCGAGGGCAAGCGCAGCGAACTGCGGCGCACCGAGTTCGGCTTCGTGTTCCAGTTCGGGCAGCTGGTGCCGGAGCTGACCTGCGTGGAGAACGTGGCCCTTCCGCTGCGGCTCGCGGGCCTGAAGCGCAAGGAAGCCGAGAGCCGTGCCATCGAGGGGTTGGCGCGGCTCGAAGTGGCCGACGTGGCGGACAAGCGGCCGGGTGAGGCGTCCGGCGGGCAGGGGCAGCGGGTCGCGGTCGCGCGGGCGCTGATCACGTCGCCGAAGGTGATCTTCGCCGATGAGCCGACCGGGGCGCTCGACTCGCTCAACGGCGAACGCGTGATGACCCTGTTCCTCTCGGCGGTCCGGGCGAGCGGGACCGCGGTGGTCCTGGTGACGCACGAACCGCGGGTGGCCGCGTACGCCGACCGGGAGATCGTCGTCCGCGACGGCCGGTCCCGCGAGATCGAGCGTGCCGGGTGA
- a CDS encoding PadR family transcriptional regulator, which produces MSLGHALLGLLERGPGHGYDLKRAYDDRFGQDRPLHYGQVYTTLSRLLRNGLVQEAGVEAGAGPERKRYAITDAGVTDVEKWLATPEKPEPYLQNTLYTKVVLALLSGRAAVDVLDGQRAAHLDSMRVLTRRKTDGDLADQLICDYALFHLEADLRWLELTADRLDQLAAKVGR; this is translated from the coding sequence ATGTCACTCGGACACGCACTCCTGGGCTTGCTGGAACGCGGCCCAGGTCATGGTTACGACCTGAAGAGGGCCTACGACGACCGGTTCGGACAAGATCGTCCGCTGCACTACGGGCAGGTGTACACGACTCTGTCCCGCCTTCTGCGCAACGGACTTGTGCAGGAGGCGGGTGTGGAGGCGGGGGCGGGGCCGGAGCGGAAGCGCTACGCGATCACCGACGCCGGGGTCACGGACGTGGAGAAGTGGCTTGCCACTCCGGAGAAGCCGGAGCCGTATCTGCAGAACACGCTGTACACGAAGGTCGTGCTGGCGCTGCTGTCCGGTCGGGCGGCGGTTGACGTGCTGGACGGTCAGCGGGCGGCGCACCTGGACTCGATGCGGGTGCTGACCCGGCGGAAGACCGACGGCGATCTCGCGGACCAGCTGATCTGCGACTACGCCCTGTTCCACCTGGAGGCCGACCTGCGGTGGCTCGAGCTCACCGCCGACCGGCTCGACCAGCTCGCGGCGAAGGTGGGCCGATGA
- a CDS encoding CGNR zinc finger domain-containing protein, which yields MTGLAAGWDHATFAHGRTGDAEHDVELLLAFLNTRNPEQGTDVLDSAASWRAWATERGLAHVNHLPELRSARTALRSSLGEGATALPFSGTVKIELSQGIPTITPTDALGAILAAAARTALLGTWNRFNICPAETCQAAFFDRSRNRSRTWCSMQVCDNREKARLWRERTKALSAS from the coding sequence GTGACTGGTCTGGCAGCCGGCTGGGATCACGCGACCTTCGCGCACGGTCGAACCGGCGATGCGGAACACGACGTGGAACTGCTGCTCGCCTTCCTCAACACACGGAACCCCGAACAGGGAACCGACGTGCTGGACAGCGCAGCCTCCTGGAGAGCCTGGGCCACCGAACGCGGACTGGCCCACGTCAACCACCTCCCCGAACTCCGCTCGGCCCGCACCGCCCTCCGCTCCTCACTGGGCGAAGGCGCCACGGCACTACCGTTCTCCGGCACGGTCAAGATCGAACTGAGCCAGGGCATCCCCACCATCACCCCCACCGACGCCCTCGGCGCCATCCTCGCCGCCGCCGCCAGAACCGCCCTGCTCGGCACCTGGAACCGCTTCAATATCTGCCCAGCAGAAACCTGCCAAGCCGCCTTCTTCGACCGCTCCCGCAACCGCTCCCGCACCTGGTGCTCCATGCAGGTCTGCGACAACCGCGAAAAAGCAAGACTCTGGCGCGAACGCACCAAAGCCCTCAGCGCCTCCTAA
- a CDS encoding DUF445 domain-containing protein: MKIVATGFFAAATVIFLIALSQESGGPAWIGYVRAAAEAGMVGALADWFAVTALFRRPLGLPIPHTAIIPNRKDAFGDALGDFVGTNFLAEDVVRDKLRRVDVGRRVGGWLAEPVNAERVTSEVANIVKGAVTVLRDEDVQAVIDQGIVRRLVDKPWGPPLGKLLGQVLTDGAHHKFVDLVIDRTYDWVHDNHDKVVQVVSERAPTWSPKFVDSLLGDKAYTELLNFAWAVKTDVNHPMRVALDQFMIEFSNDLQNDPATMERAELVKNQLVEHPDVQHFIGSAWGAAKRMLLDAAEDPSSELRKRVREGLLSFGGRLGSDEALRAKVDGWLEGAAGYVVSNYRGEITTLITDTVERWDAEETSRKIELQVGRDLQFIRINGTVVGALAGLVIYAVGQWVV; the protein is encoded by the coding sequence ATGAAGATCGTGGCGACGGGCTTCTTCGCGGCGGCGACGGTGATCTTCCTCATCGCGCTGTCGCAGGAGTCGGGCGGACCTGCGTGGATCGGCTACGTGCGGGCCGCGGCCGAGGCCGGGATGGTCGGCGCGCTGGCCGACTGGTTCGCCGTGACGGCGCTCTTCCGCAGGCCGCTGGGGCTGCCGATCCCGCACACGGCGATCATCCCGAACCGCAAGGACGCCTTCGGGGACGCGCTCGGCGACTTCGTGGGTACGAACTTCCTGGCCGAGGACGTCGTGCGCGACAAGTTGCGGCGGGTGGACGTGGGCCGTCGGGTCGGGGGGTGGCTCGCCGAGCCGGTGAACGCCGAGCGGGTCACGTCCGAGGTGGCGAACATCGTCAAGGGCGCGGTGACGGTGCTGCGCGACGAGGACGTGCAGGCGGTGATCGACCAGGGGATCGTGCGGCGGTTGGTGGACAAGCCGTGGGGGCCGCCGTTGGGGAAGCTGCTGGGGCAGGTGTTGACGGACGGGGCGCACCACAAGTTCGTTGATCTGGTGATCGATCGGACTTATGACTGGGTGCACGACAACCACGACAAGGTTGTGCAGGTTGTGTCGGAGAGGGCGCCTACGTGGTCGCCCAAGTTCGTGGATTCGTTGTTGGGGGACAAGGCTTATACGGAGTTGTTGAATTTTGCCTGGGCTGTGAAGACGGATGTGAATCATCCGATGCGGGTGGCGCTGGATCAGTTCATGATCGAGTTTTCGAATGATCTGCAGAATGATCCGGCGACGATGGAGCGGGCGGAGTTGGTGAAGAACCAGCTGGTTGAGCATCCGGATGTGCAGCACTTCATCGGGTCGGCTTGGGGGGCGGCGAAGAGGATGCTGCTGGATGCGGCTGAGGATCCGTCGTCGGAGTTGAGGAAGAGGGTGCGGGAGGGGTTGTTGTCCTTTGGGGGGAGGTTGGGGTCGGATGAGGCTTTGAGGGCGAAGGTGGATGGGTGGTTGGAGGGGGCTGCGGGGTATGTGGTGTCGAATTACCGGGGGGAGATCACGACGTTGATCACGGATACGGTGGAGAGGTGGGACGCGGAGGAGACTTCGCGGAAGATCGAGTTGCAGGTGGGGCGGGATCTGCAGTTCATCCGGATCAACGGGACCGTGGTGGGGGCTTTGGCGGGGTTGGTCATCTACGCGGTGGGGCAGTGGGTGGTTTAG
- a CDS encoding pyridoxal phosphate-dependent aminotransferase, with product MRVPALVPRLRPFTSTIFAEMTALAQRTGAVNLGQGFPDTDGPAGMLTAAKDAIDGGLNQYPPGPGMPVLREAIAEHRTRYGTQYDPDTEVLVTVGATEAIAATLLALVEPGDEVVLFEPYYDSYAASVAMAGATRRTVGLVEDPVTGRFGLDVEALRAAIGPKTRALLINTPHNPTGTVLTRAELEAVAALCVEHDLVAITDEVYEHLVFDAHEHVPLATLPGMADRTVTISGAGKTFNCTGWKIGWACARPELVSAIKAAKQFITFVGGAPFQPAVAHALRHELAWVEQLRTSLATKRSRLSEGLAEAGFAVRPSEGTYFITADVRPLGFTDGAELCRALPERIGVAAVPVQVFTDHPDQWRHLVRFAFCKKDEVLDEALRRLHKLAG from the coding sequence GTGCGGGTACCAGCGCTAGTCCCCAGATTGCGGCCGTTCACCTCGACGATCTTCGCGGAGATGACGGCGCTCGCCCAGCGCACGGGCGCGGTGAACCTCGGGCAGGGCTTCCCGGACACCGACGGCCCCGCCGGGATGCTCACCGCGGCCAAGGACGCCATCGACGGCGGGCTCAACCAGTACCCGCCCGGCCCCGGCATGCCGGTGCTGCGCGAGGCGATCGCCGAGCACCGGACCCGGTACGGCACGCAGTACGACCCGGACACCGAGGTGCTGGTCACGGTGGGTGCGACGGAGGCCATCGCGGCCACGCTGCTCGCGCTGGTGGAGCCCGGTGACGAGGTCGTGCTGTTCGAGCCGTACTACGACTCCTACGCCGCGTCCGTCGCGATGGCGGGCGCCACCCGCCGCACCGTCGGCCTGGTCGAGGACCCGGTCACCGGCCGGTTCGGCCTCGACGTCGAAGCGCTCCGGGCGGCCATCGGGCCGAAGACCCGCGCGCTGCTGATCAACACCCCGCACAACCCGACCGGCACCGTGCTGACCCGCGCGGAGCTGGAGGCGGTGGCCGCGCTGTGCGTCGAGCACGACCTGGTCGCCATCACCGACGAGGTCTACGAGCACCTGGTGTTCGACGCCCACGAGCACGTGCCGCTGGCCACGCTGCCCGGCATGGCCGACCGGACCGTGACGATCTCCGGCGCCGGGAAGACGTTCAACTGCACCGGCTGGAAGATCGGCTGGGCGTGCGCGCGCCCCGAGCTGGTGTCCGCGATCAAGGCGGCCAAGCAGTTCATCACGTTCGTCGGCGGCGCCCCGTTCCAGCCCGCCGTGGCCCACGCGCTGCGCCACGAGCTGGCCTGGGTCGAGCAGCTGCGCACCTCGCTGGCCACCAAGCGCTCCCGGCTGTCCGAGGGCCTGGCCGAGGCGGGTTTCGCGGTCCGGCCGAGCGAGGGCACGTACTTCATCACCGCCGACGTCCGCCCGCTCGGCTTCACCGACGGCGCCGAGCTGTGCCGCGCGCTGCCGGAGCGGATCGGCGTGGCGGCGGTGCCCGTGCAGGTGTTCACCGACCACCCCGACCAGTGGCGGCACCTGGTGCGGTTCGCGTTCTGCAAGAAGGACGAGGTGCTCGACGAGGCGCTGCGCAGGCTGCACAAGCTCGCCGGGTGA
- a CDS encoding sigma-70 family RNA polymerase sigma factor, whose protein sequence is MRELTNAHLVARARLGDDGAWREIVRRHLPLIWSVARSARLREADAADVCQWTWLALAEQLHRIREPARLSGWLITTARNEASRVRRVRGRELPVDLWGPPEPSLPGPEEGVLADDGAVRLWRAFEGLSDQCRDILRMMAYAPELTYRDVARALDMPVNSLGSTRSRCLAVLRRRIGAEVRV, encoded by the coding sequence ATGCGAGAACTCACGAACGCCCACCTGGTGGCCAGGGCGCGGCTCGGCGACGACGGCGCGTGGCGGGAGATCGTCCGGCGGCACCTGCCGCTGATCTGGTCGGTCGCCAGGTCCGCCCGGCTGCGCGAGGCCGACGCGGCCGACGTCTGCCAGTGGACCTGGCTCGCGCTGGCTGAGCAGCTGCACCGGATCCGCGAGCCCGCAAGGCTTTCCGGCTGGTTGATCACCACCGCGCGGAACGAGGCGTCGCGGGTCCGCAGGGTCCGCGGCCGCGAACTGCCCGTCGACCTGTGGGGCCCGCCGGAACCCTCCCTCCCCGGTCCGGAGGAGGGCGTCCTCGCCGACGACGGCGCCGTGCGGCTGTGGCGGGCGTTCGAGGGCCTGTCCGACCAGTGCCGCGACATCCTGCGGATGATGGCCTACGCGCCGGAGCTCACCTACCGGGACGTCGCGCGGGCGCTGGACATGCCGGTCAACAGCCTCGGCTCCACCCGAAGCCGCTGCCTGGCCGTGCTGCGCCGCCGGATCGGCGCGGAGGTGCGGGTGTGA